From the genome of Geobacter sp. SVR, one region includes:
- a CDS encoding polysaccharide deacetylase family protein: MTPKIFIRRVLSALLSSTGIHALLERLYLSDKAFILMYHRIVPMSERLPPHVQPGMVVSATTFEKHVSFLRGRFKIVFLDELMAKVRKGESIGRCCALTFDDGWRDNYSEAFPILKKYAVPATIFLATGYVGTRKTFWTDEVSSCIDRLNIGAMAEVQAPDSVRRFSGELEGLQKKAELFREELIELLKKKSPHDREEILAHLLGDLSVATTERLMLNWEEAGEMAESGLVRFGAHTVHHELLDQLPLQRVREEVQFSRMEIENRLRQKVTTFAYPNGNCSESVRQIVKEYGFDAAVTTRRGYLESGISPLDAPRIGLHEDTCATIPMLRSRVLLQAF, encoded by the coding sequence ATGACGCCGAAGATATTCATCCGACGGGTTCTGTCCGCCCTGCTGTCTTCCACCGGCATCCATGCCTTGCTGGAACGGCTGTATCTTTCGGACAAGGCGTTCATACTGATGTACCACCGCATCGTCCCGATGTCGGAGCGCCTGCCGCCGCACGTGCAACCGGGAATGGTCGTGAGTGCCACAACCTTTGAGAAGCACGTGTCCTTCCTTCGTGGCAGGTTCAAAATAGTCTTTCTGGACGAACTGATGGCAAAAGTCCGGAAAGGAGAATCAATAGGACGGTGTTGTGCCTTGACGTTCGATGACGGATGGCGGGACAACTACAGCGAGGCTTTTCCGATTTTGAAAAAGTACGCCGTACCGGCAACCATCTTTTTAGCTACCGGATATGTGGGGACCCGGAAGACCTTCTGGACGGACGAGGTCAGTTCCTGTATCGATCGCCTCAATATCGGCGCCATGGCCGAGGTTCAGGCTCCGGACTCCGTCAGACGGTTTTCTGGTGAACTTGAGGGCTTGCAGAAAAAAGCCGAGCTTTTTCGCGAAGAACTGATCGAGTTGCTGAAAAAGAAGTCTCCGCACGACCGGGAGGAAATACTGGCTCATCTGCTGGGTGATCTGTCGGTCGCGACCACAGAACGGCTGATGCTGAACTGGGAGGAGGCTGGAGAGATGGCTGAGAGCGGTCTGGTCCGGTTCGGCGCACACACGGTTCACCACGAGCTTCTGGATCAGCTGCCACTGCAGAGGGTGCGCGAAGAAGTGCAGTTTTCCCGCATGGAGATCGAGAACCGTCTGAGGCAGAAGGTTACTACCTTCGCCTATCCCAATGGCAATTGCAGCGAATCGGTCCGGCAAATTGTGAAGGAATATGGGTTCGATGCAGCGGTGACTACACGAAGAGGGTATCTGGAATCAGGTATTTCCCCTCTGGATGCGCCGAGGATCGGCTTGCACGAGGATACCTGTGCCACTATCCCGATGCTGAGATCGCGAGTTTTACTTCAGGCGTTCTGA